A DNA window from candidate division KSB1 bacterium contains the following coding sequences:
- a CDS encoding cytochrome b N-terminal domain-containing protein, with protein sequence MQAVIEKLKESMLRSQIWKSMFRHDYEDSQRNRLLQVLDNVWLHLHPTKLPRHGAYLRFTWCMGGITFLLFLVTAVTGVLLMFYYRPTAEYAFADMKYLQFDVPFGMFLRNMHRWAAHGMVIAVWLHMFRVFLTGSYKPPREFNWVVGVILLTTTLLLSFTGYLLPWDQLSIWAVTVGTNMARATPLLGHEGPFGPELGMKPDNDVRFMLLGGTQVGPPTLLRFYVLHCIFLPLFLAVFIAVHFWRVRKDGGISGPL encoded by the coding sequence ATGCAGGCTGTCATTGAGAAGCTTAAGGAAAGCATGTTGAGGTCGCAGATTTGGAAGTCGATGTTCCGGCATGACTACGAGGATTCGCAGCGCAACCGGCTCCTCCAAGTTCTGGACAACGTCTGGCTGCACTTGCATCCCACCAAGCTGCCGCGGCACGGCGCTTATCTGCGTTTCACCTGGTGCATGGGCGGCATCACGTTTCTTCTGTTTTTAGTCACGGCTGTGACCGGGGTGTTGCTGATGTTTTACTATCGCCCGACGGCGGAATATGCGTTTGCCGACATGAAGTATCTGCAATTCGACGTGCCGTTCGGCATGTTCCTGCGCAATATGCACCGCTGGGCGGCGCACGGCATGGTGATCGCCGTATGGCTGCACATGTTCCGGGTTTTTCTCACCGGCTCTTACAAACCGCCGCGAGAATTTAACTGGGTCGTCGGCGTTATTTTGCTGACGACGACGCTTCTGCTCTCATTCACCGGCTATTTGTTGCCGTGGGATCAGCTTTCGATTTGGGCGGTGACGGTCGGCACAAACATGGCGCGCGCCACGCCGCTGCTCGGCCACGAAGGGCCGTTCGGGCCGGAACTGGGCATGAAGCCGGACAATGACGTGCGCTTCATGCTGCTCGGCGGCACACAAGTCGGCCCGCCGACGCTGCTGCGCTTCTATGTCTTGCATTGTATTTTCCTGCCCCTGTTTTTGGCAGTTTTCATCGCCGTTCATTTTTGGCGCGTGCGCAAGGACGGCGGCATCTCCGGGCCTTTGTAA